From Streptomyces sp. NBC_01551:
CGTGGCGCTGGCCGGGATCTACGCGCCGGGCGTGATGCTGGCGTCGTTCGTGCCGATGCTGCTGATCGCCGCCGCCTTCTACTACCTCAACAAAGTCGACCAGGACTGCGGGACGACCTTCTCGTGGGTGACGCGGGCCATGGGCCCCTGGGCGGGCTGGCTCGGCGGCTGGGCGATCGCGATGACCGGCGTCCTGGTCATCGGCTCGCTGGCCGACGTCGCCGTCCACTTCGGGCTGCTCGCCGCCGGACTGGACGACCTGGCCGCCAACGCGTGGATCCGGCAGTCCCTCACCGTCGTGGTGATCCTGGCCATGACCGCCATCTGCGTGATCGGCACCGAACTGTCGGCCCACCTCCAGGACGTCCTGATCCTCGCCCAGGTGTTCTTCCTGCTGGCCTTCGCCGTGGTCGCCCTCTACCGCGTGTACGCGGACACCGGCACGCTCGACTCCATCGAACCGTCCATCACCTGGCTCAACCCCTTCGGCGCGGGTGGCTCCGCCCTCACCGGCGGGCTGCTGCTCGGCGTGTTCATCTACTGGGGCTGGGAGTCCGCGGTGAACCTCACCGAGGAGGTGGAGAACTCCGCCACCGCGCCGGGCAAGGCCGGCATCTGGTCGACCGTGGTGCTGCTGGTGACCTACGTGTCCGTCGGCTACGCCGTCGTCGCGTACGCCGGGATCGAGTACCTCTCCGCCAACGCGGGCGAGGAGGAGGCCATCTTCGCCGTGCTCGCCCACGAGGTGATGGGCGGCTGGGACTGGATGGTGCTCCTCGCCGTCTGCACCTCCGCGCTCGCCTCCACCCAGACCACCATCATCCCGGCCTCCCGCACGGCCCTGTCGATGGCCCGCCGGCACGCGCTGCCGCCGCCGCTCGCGCACATCCACCCGCGGTTCCGGACCCCGGACGTGAGCACCTGGTGGGTCGCCGGCATCGCCAT
This genomic window contains:
- a CDS encoding APC family permease, whose product is MAHDGAGGGPESTIATDPGLKANAIGFLDALVIGLNSTSPAYSLAAVIGPIVALAGIYAPGVMLASFVPMLLIAAAFYYLNKVDQDCGTTFSWVTRAMGPWAGWLGGWAIAMTGVLVIGSLADVAVHFGLLAAGLDDLAANAWIRQSLTVVVILAMTAICVIGTELSAHLQDVLILAQVFFLLAFAVVALYRVYADTGTLDSIEPSITWLNPFGAGGSALTGGLLLGVFIYWGWESAVNLTEEVENSATAPGKAGIWSTVVLLVTYVSVGYAVVAYAGIEYLSANAGEEEAIFAVLAHEVMGGWDWMVLLAVCTSALASTQTTIIPASRTALSMARRHALPPPLAHIHPRFRTPDVSTWWVAGIAIAWYLVVNQISENALLDSLTALSLLIAFYYALTGLACVIYYRRHLFESLHNFLLIGLGPLVGAGLLTWLLVESVNDMSNPENSAGGISWFGLGPPLVIGIGIAVLGVLIMCFWRVRDGRFWLERRSVADPDLVHGRKS